The following coding sequences are from one Lolium rigidum isolate FL_2022 chromosome 6, APGP_CSIRO_Lrig_0.1, whole genome shotgun sequence window:
- the LOC124660293 gene encoding pentatricopeptide repeat-containing protein At1g30610, chloroplastic-like isoform X2: MAAAPPNASMGLLNLGGSGVLLPSLQSNSCPRRGFLVPRRDTSVSWGLVRRGRVLDPRSGAAGALASSEAGAGSSELRHIEKELTFSPTFTDYVKMMESVKLDRSKSFQGGDSDGRSPRRRFAGDGDASAGRRVGRESADPRDKSFERKRGALRDRGRSAMNDSAGLVGKRMARDAENGSDGHQRNVQEYVQRRIVRGERSEFGGATDNNGKQFAPFERKRGAPRDRGGDQGRRERSPMDDSAEELTGLVGKRMARDAEDSGNGQGKVEEYVQRRIVRGERRKFGVSTDNNDRSQFAPYVKTKDTSGSMVARESPGNMRDQSNARKDLQGRATSAASRTSVTRDSSIIFTNSTINKGREDFTNARSSPRERQISNSEVNADSNFQRYQHRKESSRRDLVDGRFRDNDMDYSKPTVSKRYSNTHTVSENYGHRSDSFQRGKPETIRMQRGENVQPGKFVRRDSIDDRAAFKTFEAFTDVRNRPRALQMEIEEKIQKLASRLNATDVNTPEWKFSKMIHDAEIKFTDHSILRVVQILGRYGNWKRVLQVVEWLQSRERFKSDKSRYIYTTVLDVLGKAKRPFEALNVFYTMLDQLSSYPDIAAYHCIAVTLGQAGLVKELFDVIDCMRSPPRKKFMVGHVQNWDPRLEPDLIVYNAVLNSCVQQKQWEGTFWVLQQLKEKNIRPTNTTYGLVMEAMLVCGKYNLVYEFFDRVKQKSIPGALNYKVLVNALWREGKIDEAVMAVKDMENRGIVGSASLYYDLARCLCSGGRSKEALLQVEKICKVAKKPLVVTYTGLIQTCIDSGSMENAKYIFNEMCNYCSPNNVTCNIMLKSYIDHGMFEDAKNLLENILSGRIQSKGDSGQQAIADKFTFNTFMDACAEAKKWNDFEYAFRKMLSNGYHFEERRHLRMVLDAYRNGKEQLLEDVWDYLCRHGRVPPAPMIMERFCLKLRQGDTATALSCITSFQESKIHTVSSMSWFNLLNRNSDRLKEESIVNLVHELKNELAASGSSCGSLYQNVLSSCTEFLSGGKTPSDGHIPLCNS, translated from the exons atggcggcggcgccgccaaaCGCGAGCATGGGGCTGCTCAACCTCGGCGGGTCTGGGGTTTTGCTCCCCTCTTTGCAGTCTAATTCTTGCCCGCGCCGCGGGTTCTTGGTCCCGAGAAGGGACACCTCGGTGAGTTGGGGCTTGGTGAGAAGAGGCAGGGTTCTCGACCCCCGTTCCGGCGCTGCGGGTGCGTTGGCCAGCAGCGAGGCCGGCGCCGGTTCGTCGGAGCTGCGGCACATCGAGAAGGAGCTCACTTTTAGCCCCACGTTCACCGACTATGTGAAGATGATGGAGTCGGTGAAGCTGGACAGGAGCAAGAGCTTCCAGGGAGGTGATTCGGATGGCCGGAGCCCGAGGAGGAGGTTCGCGGGCGACGGTGATGCATCGGCTGGCCGACGAGTGGGTAGGGAGTCAGCTGATCCAAGGGATAAATCATTTGAAAGGAAAAGAGGGGCTCTGAGGGACAGAGGGAGATCGGCGATGAATGACAGTGCTGGATTG GTGGGGAAACGAATGGCGCGTGATGCTGAAAATGGCAGTGATGGTCATCAGAGAAATGTTCAAGAGTATGTACAGAGAAGAATAGTTCGAGGCGAGCGGAGCGAATTTGGGGGTGCTACTGATAACAATGGCAAGCAGTTTGCACCATTTGAGAGGAAAAGGGGAGCTCCTAGGGACAGAGGGGGTGACCAAGGTAGGAGAGAGAGATCGCCGATGGATGATAGTGCAGAAGAATTAACTGGATTGGTGGGGAAACGAATGGCGCGTGATGCTGAAGATAGCGGTAATGGCCAGGGAAAGGTTGAGGAATATGTACAGAGAAGAATAGTTCGAGGCGAGCGGAGAAAATTTGGGGTCAGTACCGATAACAATGACCGCAGCCAGTTTGCACCATATGTCAAGACTAAAGACACTAGCGGTAGCATGGTTGCTCGTGAATCACCAGGGAATATGCGTGACCAGTCCAATGCACGGAAGGATTTACAAGGACGGGCAACTTCTGCTGCAAGTCGTACTTCTGTCACGCGGGATAGCAGCATTATATTCACCAATTCTACAATAAATAAGGGGAGAGAAGATTTTACGAATGCAAGAAGTAGTCCTAGAGAGAGACAAATTTCCAATAGCGAGGTCAATGCTGACAGTAATTTTCAAAGATACCAGCATAGAAAAGAAAGCTCAAGAAGAGATCTTGTAGACGGTAGGTTTAGAGATAATGACATGGACTATAGCAAGCCTACTGTAAGTAAAAGATACAGTAATACACATACAGTGTCTGAGAACTATGGTCATCGAAGTGATAGTTTCCAACGTGGAAAACCTGAAACAATTCGAATGCAGAGAGGCGAAAATGTTCAGCCGGGGAAATTTGTTAGGAGGGATTCAATTGATGATAGGGCTGCTTTCAAGACTTTTGAGGCATTCACTGATGTCAGGAACAGGCCACGGGCACTTCAAATGGAAATAGAAGAGAAAATTCAGAAATTAGCTAGCAG GCTCAATGCTACAGATGTAAATACTCCAGAGTGGAAATTCTCCAAGATGATTCATGATGCAGAAATCAAATTCACCGATCACTCTATACTAAGGGTTGTTCAAATATTGGGGCGTTATGGAAACTGGAAACGTGTTTTGCAAGTTGTCGAGTGGCTTCAATCACGTGAAAGATTCAAGTCCGACAAGAGCAG GTATATTTATACAACAGTCCTTGATGTTCTTGGGAAGGCAAAGAGACCTTTCGAGGCGTTGAATGTATTTTACACCATGCTG GATCAATTGTCCTCTTATCCTGACATTGCGGCCTATCATTGTATTGCCGTTACTCTGGGGCAAGCTGGCCTTGTGAAAGAACTATTTGATGTGATTGATTGCATGCGTTCTCCTCCTAGGAAGAAGTTTATGGTTGGTCATGTTCAGAATTGGGATCCTCGGTTGGAACCAGACCTCATTGTATACAATGCG GTTTTGAATTCTTGTGTGCAACAAAAGCAATGGGAAGGGACATTCTGGGTGCTGCAACAGTTGAAAGAGAAGAATATTCgcccaacaaatacaacatatgGTCTTGTAATGGAG GCGATGCTTGTTTGTGGCAAGTATAACTTGGTGTATGAGTTCTTCGACAGGGTGAAGCAAAAATCAATACCTGGTGCGTTGAACTATAAAG TTCTCGTAAATGCGCTTTGGAGAGAAGGAAAGATTGATGAAGCAGTCATGGCCGTGAAGGACATGGAAAATCGTGGAATTGTTGGTTCCGCTAGTCTCTATTATGATCTTGCTCGGTGCCTTTGCAGTGGAGGGCGGTCCAAAGAAGCACTTCTCCAG GTTGAGAAAATATGCAAGGTTGCGAAGAAACCACTGGTTGTTACTTACACAGGACTTATTCAAACTTGCATAGACAGTGGAAGCATGGAAAATGCTAAATACATATTCAACGAAATGTGCAACTACTGTTCACCTAATAATGTTACTTGCAACATCATGCTGAAGTCATACATAGATCATGGAATGTTTGAAGATGCAAAAAATCTACTGGAGAATATTCTAAGTGGCAGGATTCAGAGTAAAGGGGATTCGGGTCAACAAGCAATTGCAGACAAGTTTACTTTCAATACTTTCATGGACGCTTGTGCTGAAGCAAAAAAGTGGAATGACTTTGAGTATGCATTTCGCAAAATGTTATCTAATGGCTACCATTTTGAGGAACGAAGGCACCTCCGTATGGTACTTGATGCCTACAGGAATGGGAAG GAACAGCTTCTGGAAGATGTATGGGACTACCTGTGTCGTCATGGCCGGGTTCCACCCGCCCCTATGATAATGGAAAGATTTTGCCTAAAACTGAGACAAGGTGACACAGCGACAGCACTCTCGTGCATCACTAGCTTCCAGGAGAGCAAGATACACACAGTTTCCTCTATGTCGTGGTTCAACTTGCTAAACCGAAACTCGGATCGCCTGAAGGAGGAGAGTATCGTCAATCTAGTCCATGAACTCAAGAACGAACTCGCAGCCTCAGGTAGCTCCTGCGGCTCTTTGTACCAAAATGTACTCAGTAGTTGTACAGAGTTCCTTTCTGGTGGAAAGACTCCTTCTGATGGACATATACCTTTATGTAATTCTTGA
- the LOC124660293 gene encoding pentatricopeptide repeat-containing protein At1g30610, chloroplastic-like isoform X1, whose product MAAAPPNASMGLLNLGGSGVLLPSLQSNSCPRRGFLVPRRDTSVSWGLVRRGRVLDPRSGAAGALASSEAGAGSSELRHIEKELTFSPTFTDYVKMMESVKLDRSKSFQGGDSDGRSPRRRFAGDGDASAGRRVGRESADPRDKSFERKRGALRDRGRSAMNDSAGLVGKQMGRDAENGSDGQRNVQEYVQRRIVRGERSEFGGATDNNGKQFAPFERKRGAPRDRGGDQGRRERSQMNDSAEEFTGLVGKRMARDAENGSDGHQRNVQEYVQRRIVRGERSEFGGATDNNGKQFAPFERKRGAPRDRGGDQGRRERSPMDDSAEELTGLVGKRMARDAEDSGNGQGKVEEYVQRRIVRGERRKFGVSTDNNDRSQFAPYVKTKDTSGSMVARESPGNMRDQSNARKDLQGRATSAASRTSVTRDSSIIFTNSTINKGREDFTNARSSPRERQISNSEVNADSNFQRYQHRKESSRRDLVDGRFRDNDMDYSKPTVSKRYSNTHTVSENYGHRSDSFQRGKPETIRMQRGENVQPGKFVRRDSIDDRAAFKTFEAFTDVRNRPRALQMEIEEKIQKLASRLNATDVNTPEWKFSKMIHDAEIKFTDHSILRVVQILGRYGNWKRVLQVVEWLQSRERFKSDKSRYIYTTVLDVLGKAKRPFEALNVFYTMLDQLSSYPDIAAYHCIAVTLGQAGLVKELFDVIDCMRSPPRKKFMVGHVQNWDPRLEPDLIVYNAVLNSCVQQKQWEGTFWVLQQLKEKNIRPTNTTYGLVMEAMLVCGKYNLVYEFFDRVKQKSIPGALNYKVLVNALWREGKIDEAVMAVKDMENRGIVGSASLYYDLARCLCSGGRSKEALLQVEKICKVAKKPLVVTYTGLIQTCIDSGSMENAKYIFNEMCNYCSPNNVTCNIMLKSYIDHGMFEDAKNLLENILSGRIQSKGDSGQQAIADKFTFNTFMDACAEAKKWNDFEYAFRKMLSNGYHFEERRHLRMVLDAYRNGKEQLLEDVWDYLCRHGRVPPAPMIMERFCLKLRQGDTATALSCITSFQESKIHTVSSMSWFNLLNRNSDRLKEESIVNLVHELKNELAASGSSCGSLYQNVLSSCTEFLSGGKTPSDGHIPLCNS is encoded by the exons atggcggcggcgccgccaaaCGCGAGCATGGGGCTGCTCAACCTCGGCGGGTCTGGGGTTTTGCTCCCCTCTTTGCAGTCTAATTCTTGCCCGCGCCGCGGGTTCTTGGTCCCGAGAAGGGACACCTCGGTGAGTTGGGGCTTGGTGAGAAGAGGCAGGGTTCTCGACCCCCGTTCCGGCGCTGCGGGTGCGTTGGCCAGCAGCGAGGCCGGCGCCGGTTCGTCGGAGCTGCGGCACATCGAGAAGGAGCTCACTTTTAGCCCCACGTTCACCGACTATGTGAAGATGATGGAGTCGGTGAAGCTGGACAGGAGCAAGAGCTTCCAGGGAGGTGATTCGGATGGCCGGAGCCCGAGGAGGAGGTTCGCGGGCGACGGTGATGCATCGGCTGGCCGACGAGTGGGTAGGGAGTCAGCTGATCCAAGGGATAAATCATTTGAAAGGAAAAGAGGGGCTCTGAGGGACAGAGGGAGATCGGCGATGAATGACAGTGCTGGATTGGTGGGCAAACAAATGGGGCGTGATGCTGAAAATGGCAGTGATGGTCAGAGGAATGTTCAAGAGTATGTACAGAGAAGAATAGTTCGAGGCGAGCGGAGTGAATTTGGGGGTGCTACTGATAACAATGGCAAGCAGTTTGCGCCATTTGAGAGGAAAAGGGGAGCTCCTAGGGACAGAGGGGGTGACCAAGGCAGGAGAGAGAGGTCGCAGATGAATGATAGTGCAGAAGAATTTACTGGATTGGTGGGGAAACGAATGGCGCGTGATGCTGAAAATGGCAGTGATGGTCATCAGAGAAATGTTCAAGAGTATGTACAGAGAAGAATAGTTCGAGGCGAGCGGAGCGAATTTGGGGGTGCTACTGATAACAATGGCAAGCAGTTTGCACCATTTGAGAGGAAAAGGGGAGCTCCTAGGGACAGAGGGGGTGACCAAGGTAGGAGAGAGAGATCGCCGATGGATGATAGTGCAGAAGAATTAACTGGATTGGTGGGGAAACGAATGGCGCGTGATGCTGAAGATAGCGGTAATGGCCAGGGAAAGGTTGAGGAATATGTACAGAGAAGAATAGTTCGAGGCGAGCGGAGAAAATTTGGGGTCAGTACCGATAACAATGACCGCAGCCAGTTTGCACCATATGTCAAGACTAAAGACACTAGCGGTAGCATGGTTGCTCGTGAATCACCAGGGAATATGCGTGACCAGTCCAATGCACGGAAGGATTTACAAGGACGGGCAACTTCTGCTGCAAGTCGTACTTCTGTCACGCGGGATAGCAGCATTATATTCACCAATTCTACAATAAATAAGGGGAGAGAAGATTTTACGAATGCAAGAAGTAGTCCTAGAGAGAGACAAATTTCCAATAGCGAGGTCAATGCTGACAGTAATTTTCAAAGATACCAGCATAGAAAAGAAAGCTCAAGAAGAGATCTTGTAGACGGTAGGTTTAGAGATAATGACATGGACTATAGCAAGCCTACTGTAAGTAAAAGATACAGTAATACACATACAGTGTCTGAGAACTATGGTCATCGAAGTGATAGTTTCCAACGTGGAAAACCTGAAACAATTCGAATGCAGAGAGGCGAAAATGTTCAGCCGGGGAAATTTGTTAGGAGGGATTCAATTGATGATAGGGCTGCTTTCAAGACTTTTGAGGCATTCACTGATGTCAGGAACAGGCCACGGGCACTTCAAATGGAAATAGAAGAGAAAATTCAGAAATTAGCTAGCAG GCTCAATGCTACAGATGTAAATACTCCAGAGTGGAAATTCTCCAAGATGATTCATGATGCAGAAATCAAATTCACCGATCACTCTATACTAAGGGTTGTTCAAATATTGGGGCGTTATGGAAACTGGAAACGTGTTTTGCAAGTTGTCGAGTGGCTTCAATCACGTGAAAGATTCAAGTCCGACAAGAGCAG GTATATTTATACAACAGTCCTTGATGTTCTTGGGAAGGCAAAGAGACCTTTCGAGGCGTTGAATGTATTTTACACCATGCTG GATCAATTGTCCTCTTATCCTGACATTGCGGCCTATCATTGTATTGCCGTTACTCTGGGGCAAGCTGGCCTTGTGAAAGAACTATTTGATGTGATTGATTGCATGCGTTCTCCTCCTAGGAAGAAGTTTATGGTTGGTCATGTTCAGAATTGGGATCCTCGGTTGGAACCAGACCTCATTGTATACAATGCG GTTTTGAATTCTTGTGTGCAACAAAAGCAATGGGAAGGGACATTCTGGGTGCTGCAACAGTTGAAAGAGAAGAATATTCgcccaacaaatacaacatatgGTCTTGTAATGGAG GCGATGCTTGTTTGTGGCAAGTATAACTTGGTGTATGAGTTCTTCGACAGGGTGAAGCAAAAATCAATACCTGGTGCGTTGAACTATAAAG TTCTCGTAAATGCGCTTTGGAGAGAAGGAAAGATTGATGAAGCAGTCATGGCCGTGAAGGACATGGAAAATCGTGGAATTGTTGGTTCCGCTAGTCTCTATTATGATCTTGCTCGGTGCCTTTGCAGTGGAGGGCGGTCCAAAGAAGCACTTCTCCAG GTTGAGAAAATATGCAAGGTTGCGAAGAAACCACTGGTTGTTACTTACACAGGACTTATTCAAACTTGCATAGACAGTGGAAGCATGGAAAATGCTAAATACATATTCAACGAAATGTGCAACTACTGTTCACCTAATAATGTTACTTGCAACATCATGCTGAAGTCATACATAGATCATGGAATGTTTGAAGATGCAAAAAATCTACTGGAGAATATTCTAAGTGGCAGGATTCAGAGTAAAGGGGATTCGGGTCAACAAGCAATTGCAGACAAGTTTACTTTCAATACTTTCATGGACGCTTGTGCTGAAGCAAAAAAGTGGAATGACTTTGAGTATGCATTTCGCAAAATGTTATCTAATGGCTACCATTTTGAGGAACGAAGGCACCTCCGTATGGTACTTGATGCCTACAGGAATGGGAAG GAACAGCTTCTGGAAGATGTATGGGACTACCTGTGTCGTCATGGCCGGGTTCCACCCGCCCCTATGATAATGGAAAGATTTTGCCTAAAACTGAGACAAGGTGACACAGCGACAGCACTCTCGTGCATCACTAGCTTCCAGGAGAGCAAGATACACACAGTTTCCTCTATGTCGTGGTTCAACTTGCTAAACCGAAACTCGGATCGCCTGAAGGAGGAGAGTATCGTCAATCTAGTCCATGAACTCAAGAACGAACTCGCAGCCTCAGGTAGCTCCTGCGGCTCTTTGTACCAAAATGTACTCAGTAGTTGTACAGAGTTCCTTTCTGGTGGAAAGACTCCTTCTGATGGACATATACCTTTATGTAATTCTTGA
- the LOC124667305 gene encoding rho guanine nucleotide exchange factor 8-like — protein sequence MARGFLGRGHSLDRFLPGRRVMASSQSFPSSPSPSSSECSCSGRGSMDEEEVVASPLPPLQKRTLSRSHGSRAASGRRHSELPPKNVEMPSEMDLMQERFAKLLLGEDMSGTGRGVSSALALSNSITNLAASVFGEQRRLEPMSADRRMRWKKEIDWILSVTDHIVEFVPLQHESEDGTIMEVMGTQLRKDILMNLPALRKLDAMLLGYLDNFKDEQEFWYVSKDADESEKGDSPRNGEKWWIPTVRVPPEGLSDQSRKWLQHQKDLVGQVLKAAMAMNADVLTEMEIPEEYIESLPKNGRDSLGDSIYRTITDDHFDPNELLNSVDLSTEYMIVDLKDKIEASVVIWQRKLCNKLYWGPGSLEKREQFEERAETVLLILKHKFPGTAQSSLDISKIQYNKDVGFAILESYSRALESLAFAVLSRIEDVLYADNVARDPRRSKSKKRSSLDDIPESFVVDDTEASSARAGDSLNWDELEDRSLDCGGAKLRKVPRIVSRKRMHVEKIE from the exons ATGGCGCGAGGGTTCCTCGGCCGCGGCCACAGCCTCGACAGGTTCCTGCCGGGGCGCCGGGTCATGGCGTCCAGCCAATCCTTCccgtcctcgccgtcgccgtcgtcctcggagTGCAGCTGCAGCGGCAGGGGGAGCATGGACGAGGAAGAAGTCGTTGcgtcgccgctgccgccgttGCAGAAGCGGACGCTGTCGAGGAGCCACGGATCCAGGGCGGCGTCAGGCCGGCGCCACTCCGAACTCCCGCCGAAGAACGTTGAAATGCCCTCAG AGATGGATTTGATGCAAGAGAGGTTCGCGAAGCTGTTGCTCGGGGAGGACATGTCTGGAACGGGGCGAGGCGTCTCCTCCGCTCTTGCGCTCTCCAACTCCATCACCAATCTTGCAG CTTCTGTATTCGGGGAGCAACGCCGCCTCGAGCCCATGTCGGCGGACCGAAGAATGCGATGGAAGAAGGAGATCGACTGGATTCTGTCGGTCACCGATCACATCGTCGAGTTCGTTCCGTTGCAACACGAGTCCGAGGACGGTACCATCATGGAG GTGATGGGCACGCAGCTGCGCAAGGACATTCTCATGAACCTCCCCGCCTTGCGAAAACTCGACGCCATGCTCCTC GGGTATCTTGACAACTTCAAAGACGAACAAGAGTTTTGGTATGTGTCCAAAGACGCCGACGAGAGCGAGAAGGGCGATTCACCGAGGAATGGTGAGAAATGGTGGATCCCAACGGTAAGAGTCCCTCCTGAAGGTCTGTCTGACCAGTCCAGAAAGTGGCTTCAGCACCAGAAAGACCTCGTCGGGCAAGTGCTCAAGGCAGCCATGGCCATGAATGCTGATGTTCTTACAGAAATGGAGATCCCAGAGGAGTACATTGAGTCTCTACCAAAG AATGGGAGGGACAGTCTCGGAGACTCCATATACAGAACTATCACCGATGATCATTTTGATCCCAACGAACTCTTGAATTCCGTAGACTTGTCGACAGAATACATGATCGTCGATCTCAAGGACAAAATCGAGGCCTCTGTTGTAATCTGGCAGAGGAAGCTCTGCAATAAGCTATACTGGGGCCCCGGTAGCTTGGAGAAACGCGAGCAATTTGAAGAGCGCGCAGAGACAGTCCTGCTCATCCTCAAGCACAAGTTCCCTGGAACTGCCCAGTCATCACTTGACATAAGCAAGATCCAATACAACAAG GATGTTGGGTTTGCCATCTTGGAGAGCTACTCCAGGGCTCTTGAGAGCTTAGCATTCGCGGTTCTATCACGAATAGAGGATGTCCTATACGCCGACAATGTTGCTCGGGATCCAAGGCGCTCGAAATCAAAGAAGCGGTCCAGTCTAGACGACATCCCCGAGTCTTTTGTCGTTGATGACACAGAGGCCAGTTCAGCCAGGGCTGGTGATTCTTTAAACTGGGACGAACTTGAGGACAGAAGCTTGGATTGCGGCGGTGCAAAACTGAGGAAGGTTCCCCGTATCGTTTCGAGGAAGCGTATGCATGTAGAGAAGATCGAGTAG
- the LOC124663436 gene encoding peroxiredoxin-2C: MAPIGVGSTLPDGQLAWFDESDQLQQVSIHSLAAGKKVILFGVPGAFTPTCSMQHVPGFVTQSEELKAKGVDEILLVSVNDPFVMKAWAKSFPDNKHVKFLADGSGTYTKALGLELDLSEKGLGVRSRRFALLADDLKVTVANIEEGGQFTISGAEEILKAL; encoded by the exons ATGGCTCCCATCGGCGTCGGCAGCACCCTCCCCGACGGCCAGCTCGCCTGGTTCGACGAGAGCGACCAGCTGCAGCAGGTCTCCATCCACTCCCTGGCCGCCGGCAAGAAGGTCATCCTCTTCGGCGTCCCTGGGGCCTTCACCCCCACCTGCAG CATGCAGCATGTACCAGGTTTCGTTACTCAGTCTGAGGAGCTCAAAGCCAAGGGTGTAGATGAGATCCTGCTTGTCAGCG TTAATGACCCATTCGTCATGAAGGCATGGGCGAAGTCATTCCCAGACAACAAGCACGTGAAGTTCCTTGCTGATGGATCAGGAACTTACACAAAAGCACTTGGTCTTGAGCTTGATCTTTCAGAGAAAGGTTTGGGTGTTCGTTCGAGGCGGTTTGCTCTCCTTGCCGACGACCTCAAGGTCACTGTTGCAAACATTGAGGAGGGTGGCCAGTTCACAATCTCTGGTGCTGAGGAGATTCTCAAGGCACTGTAG